A stretch of Vigna angularis cultivar LongXiaoDou No.4 chromosome 4, ASM1680809v1, whole genome shotgun sequence DNA encodes these proteins:
- the LOC108331850 gene encoding transcription factor bHLH143 has product MLGDCSDKMGEDCGTWIPNMQLGWQSPNLNPLDVGKLGGISAAMNPAVNMVSAYETIPAFASSALQPRLQLGCSSDPRGWFYCLPRFRQEFSPAPNFTVEGKTPFDHVRGFDDKNAPFGESSSPRKQFLVIDQTADQTTVVYSSRFGSPCECLASWHSKLHGGNNWRGDEPSFKGDLNLNSMNEPTLADKVHENHETSIESEMHEDTEEINALLYSDSDDYSAHDDDDDDDDDDEVTSTGHSPSTMTTHDDCKTSRDETVNEVASSAKKTKKRKLLDGCYDDIQLTDTASSQNMNKSSATCDDSESRCSSNNNGGSLSSNKKMKKEKIQDVLSILQSIIPGGKDKGPVMLLDDAIRSLKSLKQKAQALGLDALHCARKDGKCSV; this is encoded by the exons ATGTTAGGTGATTGTTCTGATAAAATGGGAGAAGATTGCGGAACCTGGATACCAAATATGCAATTAGGATGGCAATCACCAAATTTGAATCCCCTTGATGTAGGGAAGCTAGGTGGTATTTCTGCAGCCATGAACCCAGCGGTGAATATGGTTTCTGCATATGAGACAATACCAGCTTTTGCATCCTCTGCGCTACAACCTCGTTTGCAGTTAGGATGTTCCAGTGATCCACGTGGTTGGTTTTATTGTTTGCCTCGCTTTCGGCAAGAATTTTCCCCTGCTCCGAACTTCACTGTTGAGGGAAAAACCCCTTTTGACCATGTGAGAGGTTTTGATGACAAAAATGCTCCATTTGGGGAGTCTAGCTCACCACGAAAACAATTTCTCGTCATTGACCAGACTGCTGATCAAACAACTGTTGTTTATAGTTCTAGATTTGGGAGTCCTTGTGAGTGCCTTGCTTCTTGGCATTCAAAACTACATGGTGGTAACAATTGGAGGGGGGATGAACCTTCTTTTAAAGgagatttgaatttgaatagTATGAATGAGCCAACTTTGGCTGACAAGGTTCATGAGAATCATGAAACTAGCATTGAAAGCGAGATGCATGAAGACACTGAAGAAATTAATGCATTGCTTTACTCGGACAGTGATGACTATTCTGCCcacgatgatgatgatgatgatgatgatgatgatgaagttACAAGCACTGGGCACTCTCCTAGTACAATGACCACTCATGATGACTGCAAGACCTCTAGGGATGAAACTGTGAATGAAGTTGCAAGCTCTGCAAAGAAAACCAAGAAGAGGAAGTTATTGGATGGTTGTTATGATGACATACAACTCACTGATACTGCCAGTTCTCAGAACATGAACAAATCTTCGGCCACATGTGATGACTCAGAATCAAGATGTTCGAGTAACAACAATGGTGGATCCTTGTCTAGCaacaagaagatgaaaaagGAGAAGATTCAAGATGTCCTCAGCATTCTGCAGAGCATAATTCCTGGAGGGAAAGACAAAGGCCCGGTTATGCTCCTCGATGATGCAATACGCAGCTTGAAATCATTGAAACAGAAGGCTCAGGCACTCGGACTTGATGCCTT GCATTGTGCAAGGAAAGACGGGAAGTGTTCAGTGTAG